In Cryptomeria japonica chromosome 5, Sugi_1.0, whole genome shotgun sequence, the genomic window aatTTGTTTTATCTTAGTTCTTATTAGATAAGAAGTGCAGGACACTGTTAATTTTTAGTCTCTttagaataaaaaatattttattgtcaTTGAAGAGGTGAAAAGTGCATATCTTatatttctttcttttgtttttacATTATTTCATATGGGTGTCATAAGCACTTTGTTTTAGATATGATTTTGATTCGTTTGACATTCTTGTTGGTTCAAACTCAAAATGATCATAAAAACCAAAACATATATTTAACTATGTTAAGATAGTTTATTACCACCAAATCACACATTTCTCTCTCATGTTCAAATTTGCAAGTGTAGACTTGATCCAAGTCAATTTCATAACATAGATACCAACACAAGTTCAAATTTGATAGTAAGCCCAAGTGGACCACCTTTCAACTACTCTTTATTCATCATTTCTCATGTCGAAGCATCCAAATTAGGTACCTAAGCCAAGTATAAAGGGTTTTGCCTCTAGGTCATTATCTATCAATCATTTAGGAACTATCCATCATAAAAAATCCTCCCTCTACATATAATCACTACAAGGGTTTAGGCCACCTTTCTCATTCAAATTTACACATGATCCACATCAATTCCAACATCAACACGCAGTGAAATCCTATCTCTTCCACTAGGTCATTACAATATGCATTGTATCACTCAACTCTCAAGTGTTAATCGCCTAAAATCATTATATCAACAACCACATCCTTTGTATTTGTTATTAGTTGTTTTACAATTTGTTCCAAAATATTTAACTTAATCATGGGATATTATCAAAACAAAGCTTCTTAAATAGCAAACTCTAAACAATACTCATCAACACTACTATGCTTTCAAATTATAAATGTTGATACATGTCAATTTTTGCTTTACAACTACTAAAGATGTGAAGATTAAAAGATCAAATCTATAGTGAAAGATCAATTTTGTGATCAaaggaaaaatatataaatatagaatTGATCTCAAATAATTTCTAAGAACACCAAATTCATGTTTTCTAGTGCCCCTTGCACTTACACCATTAATTAATTAgtcaataaaaaattaatagatgTTAAACTGAATTCAGTGAATACATGAAATGTTGATTATACATTATCTGAAATAGTCTAATTCAATTTGTAATATTATTGATTAAGAGACATCAAGTTTCCACAAATCCATGTGATATTGATCTTGAatgtttctggattagattgtgttcaagtatttttcatcaatgtttcggatcacactctgtgatccatcatcaagatgaaaatagagagcatgtAGAAGTAAAAGATGAtatttggatcacactctgtgatccatcatcaggattaaAATAGATGATGGATtacggagtgtgatctgaaacgttgatgcaaaatacTTGCACACAAATTAATCTGGAAACATTCAAGATCAATAttattgattttaaagattttcttttaataatataaaaatacttCAAATATTAAATGGAATACAATATTTATAAAATTGTTTCGAGAtaattaaacttattaaatgagATACTCTTTATCCATTTTCAGCCTTTAATGTgcactttctcaaacaacttgTGTGTAATTCAAAATTtctaaaataaatttacattttactctatcaattaattaaattcattaatgaACCTCActaatattgtaatattataaaTGAAATCtataaaattatatatacattTAATTACATTAGAGGCATTATACAATGGTATCAAAGAGTATCATATCATTAACATATAATTTTCAATTTATAAGATGAAACTGCTACAATAAAATCTTCTAAAAGTGCAtacaaatctcttttttttttttttttcatataacaAGAATTACAATATATTATTAGAATTATGTGATTACAAAATCAACAATAATATATAAATCAAAAATAATTTCACAGAGAAATAAACCAAATCCATATTAATCTTCAAAAGAGAGATACATCCAAACACTAGCACTTCAATTTTTAACATCACTTTGATAACACTTGCATATCTATAAAAATAATTAAGTTAAATAACTATCTCATGCTCTCAATATATAACCATAATGAGAAGACAAAACatataaataatttttcaaaatagtggATACTCAAACCATGGTGTCATGCTAAAAAACCCATGCTCACCTTGGACATCATCTTCTAAGATCAGTAAAGGCATCGATAATTTCACATGGACATCACACGAGCACAGTCAATTGGCCACctaaatagaaaatataatagaAAAAACATCTTTAATATAATTGGATCATATAGCATTTGTCATCTTTCTATAAGATAATATTTTACCATGGTTTTCTAATGGATGGTTGTTGGAATATGATTAGGCTAAAATATTTAATATGTTTCTTCTTCTACTATATGCTAGTTCTATATTTTATGGGAAGTTACCAATTAGTATTCACGTGggtgattaaattaatattttatgtacAATAAATattaagtttttgaaaaacaaattaatatCATTGCGAGTGTTTAATTGTGTATATTGTGTCTATTTAATTGTGAGTATTTATTTTTTAGGATCATCATTTTTTGTAACATTTATAAATGATTACGAGCTACAAAAGTGTGGGTCTATATTcttaaaaataaatttgatttgtccaagtattttgaatttgaaatttattGCAAGGAAGTTGATATTAAAAGACCTAAACCCACAATTTATccccaacaaaatggtgttgttgatgcatgAACAAAAATCTTTTCTAGATTAAAGTGAACACTTAGTACTATCAAGTTGTAACAAAAGTTGTAGATAAAAGTAGACACTACAACCCACTATGTAGTAAAGCAATCATTATTACTTGAAACATAATGTAAGAATCCTAAAGAGTTATGGATGGATCATTCTTGTGATTTCTCAATTCTAAAAGAAATGAATTGTGATGCATATGCTCTTATTTTAAGGATTAACATTCATCTGATTACTTTcatatattttttgtttgttttttattaatatattttttgtttGTCAGTTTAGATTCATTTCATAATATAATTAGAATATAATTTTATTCTGGATTGTAAACAAAGTATTATATAAGAAAAACTGTCTTTATCAAACTCCCTTTTAATTCATAGACAATACCGAACATAATATCTCTGTACAAGCAGGGGTCGTAGTGGGTCTGGTCGTGGCCGTGACAGCCCTCCAGGTAGAGGTAGTGGGAGCGCGAGAAATGCTGCTTCTCAATCTGAACCCTTGAATGAAATTCCGAGCTAGGTTTCTAAATTTGGTTCTGTTTAAAGACATTTTCGTTGCTTATCTTTGTCTCTCCTAATAGTTAATTTTGGCCTACATAATTATGTTAAAATCTCTGTTATTCTGGCAGTTGAGAATCTGCTACCTAAACTTTCTACAGTTTTTTTAAGATCCCAAACTACATAATCTTGATAGATTATGATGTTTATGGTTTGCTGCCTGTCTGGAAATCCTTTCTCGAAAATGCTGAGAAAGATTTCAAAAGCACTCTATAAGCTTTTTTGGCATCCCATCATTCAGCTTTGTTAATACTGTAATTATGCATAATTAATATTAAACTCAGCTtttaatccacttttattgaaaaaaaaaaaatacaaaactccaCTTTACCACAAAAGCTCGataatttttctttgaaaatcTATGTATAAAATCCGCTATTTGTCTTTTAAATTGTAACTTTTTAATATCGAAAGCCACTTTCTTCTTAAGATTGACATCTATACCAATGTTTAAAACTGCAACTCACAGAAAATCAGCATTACTTAATCATGCAATTCATTACATTACTGATCACTGATCATTTTCATAAATTAAAAGCCCGAAAAAGCCCATTACGTAAGAAGTTCATCAGATCGAACGCAGATGGTCTTAGCCATATCGATCAAATTCAAACAGAGGAAGTTATGACTTGATTTTGGCAaattcaatcttcttcttcttcccttcaaGTTTTCCAGAAAATAAATTTTGTACATAGTCTGCACGAATGAATGTTCTGTATTGACAGGGATGCAACTCATCTATGAGCTCAGGAGCAGGACCCACTTCTGTTTCCTCACTTGGATTACAAAACATGGCAATGGAGATTCGATCTCTGTCCATGTTTGTGACTGCCCTGTGCTATACTGCATAAAtatacaaaaacaaaaaattacAGTTTACATCGCTGCGGTGGAATCAAACATTAATCTCTATTAATCAAACGTAAATCAATAATAAACTTGGAGTGGGCAAAGTTTTGATTTGTACTTGAATACAGGAAATCATTCATAACTTGGATTAAAAAGCCCAGAATTATACACCCATAGAAGCATTCTTTGAATCAAGCTAACATAGTTTGATGGTTCCTACAGATTGTTTTGGCCGAAACACTGTTAAAATTCATTGTCATTACCTCAAGCATGTCCCCAATATTGATAACCAGGGCACCACGGATGGGTTGAACAGGAATCCATTCACCATCCTTACAGATCTGTAGCCCCACTATCCCATCATCCTGCAACAATACTGTCAAACAACCTGAATCTGAATGAGGGCTTAACCCTAAAACCAGATCTGGTCTTGGGCAGGATGGGTAGTAATTCAATCGTATGTACTGTATCATTTTCCCACACATGTTAATGAAATGGTCTGGTTTTAGCCCAGCGTTCTCTGATAGATGGCAAAGAACTGTTTCCCCAAACTTTTGAATTTCAAGTGCGTATTGATCCACGGTTTCTCTGCAACAAATGGGCagtgcaatcaaattaaaaatgaaaatgatagaagTCAGATGGACTGAAAAAAGGGAATTGAAGAACTAGATATGATTTACACATTTATATGAGATCAATCCAATGACATTTTATCAACATGAGATCATTAAAATGATAAACCATAATTATATAGATACCTAAAATCTgatagctttgtaggccaaaaaTCCATTTTTCTATTCTCTGGAGGTAGGGTTGTCAAGGACATTGCATCTGCCCAGTCCAGTATTTGGTCATCTGAGGCTACAAAAGTCTGGCCATAGCCTTCAATCTCTTGTATTTTGTACTTGAGTTTTTCCTCCAATGGTAGTTGAATAAATTTCTTTACAATTCCCTTCATTCTTTCCAACAGAGACAGAGGAATTCCATGGTTCACAGCCTGTCATGGAGACACAGATACTATCTTACTAAAATAAGCAAGATTGGAGAATAGATATGATATGGAACCCATCACAGGGGTAAAGCCTTTATAATTTTTTACATATTTTATATAATTAGTATCCCATCACATATATAAAAGACTATAGTCTAAGAAAGGAAGCTTTTCCTAAAATGTGGTTTCTATACATTATCTGGTTTATGATTTATGATGGCTTTCAGGAAGATAACCCTGTTGTCAATTAATTGGGTTTACTTTAAGTAATTGTCAAAAGCCCTTGATATGTAGACTTCTTTCTAGCAATTGTTAGTCTATTATATAATCAATTTTGATGTACCCACCTGAAAAAATCCCCATTGCTGGCATGCAGTACCAAGTTTTTCTAGTTCCTTTTGCCTGCAGAGATCCGAATCTCTCAAGAACATGTCCATATCAATCACAGGGATGTCCAAATGAGGAAGAAGAAAGGTATTTGGGCGCTCTTTCTCTGATCTAATATATCTTTGAGGAAGTTTTTGAAGGTTTTGAGATGCGAGTTCCTGAACAATGGCAACTGAAAACCTTTTTGAAGTTCCAGTGGAGGGATCAAACACTATGGCTGAGTTAAACATGGtagtttttttaatttaaacaaaCCAACTAGTTGCTACTTGCTTATACACTTAGAACACTTTTTATTCTCAGAAACAGAAAATATATTTGTAAGAATAGCTATTGAATGATTGTCTAAAATTCTATCCAGGGTTGAAATGTGTATTCTACTTGTCAAAATATTTGTGGTCTTATTTCTGAATTAATTTTGTAATTTGttatctaataaaaaaaatatttgtggTCTTCAATTGCACCTCTAAAAAGATTAAGTTAAATTTTAATGcagattttttatttcaaaaataagaTATTATTCTATTCATTCAATctgattttttaattaattaatttttattttaaattattataaaatgATATTTGTCTTTATTTCTATTGATAAaagtatatataaaatttaatttattgtcAACA contains:
- the LOC131875655 gene encoding oxoglutarate-dependent flavonoid 7-O-demethylase 1-like; translation: MFNSAIVFDPSTGTSKRFSVAIVQELASQNLQKLPQRYIRSEKERPNTFLLPHLDIPVIDMDMFLRDSDLCRQKELEKLGTACQQWGFFQAVNHGIPLSLLERMKGIVKKFIQLPLEEKLKYKIQEIEGYGQTFVASDDQILDWADAMSLTTLPPENRKMDFWPTKLSDFRETVDQYALEIQKFGETVLCHLSENAGLKPDHFINMCGKMIQYIRLNYYPSCPRPDLVLGLSPHSDSGCLTVLLQDDGIVGLQICKDGEWIPVQPIRGALVINIGDMLEYSTGQSQTWTEIESPLPCFVIQVRKQKWVLLLSS